The Amycolatopsis sp. QT-25 genomic sequence CGGTCATCTGCTGGATGAGGTCGGCCAACTGGGCGCGCGGCATCCCCGCGACGTCCTTGTCCACGAGCATCCCGGAGCTGCGCACGCGATCGCCCTGCTCGGGCTTCTTGCCGCGGGAGGAGTTCCGGCCCGAGCCGCCGACGGCGACGGACTCCGTGTCTTCGGCCTCGCTGTAGACGCGGTCCAGGATGTCGGCGATCTTCTTCCGCAGCGGCTGCGGATCGACACCGCGCTCCTCGTTGTAGGCGACCTGCTTGGCGCGGCGGCGATCGGTCTCGTCGATGGCGTGCCGCATCGAGTCGGTGATCTTGTCCGCGTACATGTGCACCTCGCCCGACACGTTTCGCGCCGCGCGGCCGATCGTCTGGATCAGCGACGTGCCACTGCGGAGGAAGCCCTCCTTGTCCGCGTCGAGGATCGCGACCAGCGAGACCTCGGGCAGGTCGAGCCCCTCCCGGAGCAGGTTGATGCCGACCAGCACGTCGTAATCGCCCGCACGCAGCTGCCGCAGCAGCTCGACCCGGCGCAGCGTGTCCACCTCGGAGTGCAGGTACCGCACCCGGATGCCCAGCTCCAGCAGGTAGTCGGTGAGGTCCTCGGACATCTTCTTGGTGAGCGTGGTGACCAGGACACGCTCGTCCTTCTCGGCCCGTTCGCGGATTTCGTGCACCAGGTCGTCGATCTGGCCCTCGGTGGGCTTCACGACCACCTTCGGGTCGATCAGGCCGGTGGGCCGGATGACCTGCTCGACGAACTCGCCGCCGGCCTGCCCCATCTCGTACGGCCCCGGCGTCGCCGACAGGTACACCGTCTGCCCGATCCGGTCGCTGAACTCCTCCCAGGTCAGCGGACGGTTGTCGACCGCGCTGGGCAGCCGGAACCCGAACTCGACCAGGTTCCGTTTCCGCGACATGTCGCCTTCGTACATACCGCCGATCTGCGGGACCGTCTGGTGTGACTCGTCGATGACCAGCAGGAAGTCGTCCGGGAAGTAGTCGATCAGGGTCGCGGGCGCGGTGCCGGCTTCACGGCCGTCGATATGCCGCGAGTAGTTTTCGATACCGGAGCAGAACCCGACCTGGCGCATCATCTCGATGTCGTACGCGGTGCGCATCCGCAGCCGCTGCGCTTCGAGCAGTTTGCCCTGCTTCTCCAGCTCCGCGAGCCGCTGCTCCAGCTCCGCCTCGATGCCGTGGATGGCCTTCTCCATCCGCTCCGGGCCGGCGACGTAGTGCGTGGCCGGGAAGATGCGGACCTCGTCGACCTCTTTCACGATGTCGCCGGTGAGCGGATGCAGGTAGTACAGCTTCTCGATCTCGTCGCCGAAGAACTCGACGCGGATCGCCAGCTCTTCGTACGCCGGGATGATCTCGACCGTGTCGCCGCGGGCACGGAAGGTGCCGCGTGCGAAGGCGATGTCGTTGCGGGTGTACTGCACGTCCACCAGGGCGCGGAGGAAGACGTCCCGGTCGAGCTGTTCGCCGACCTTCAGCTTCGAGGACCGGTCCAGGTACGACTGAGGCGTACCGAGGCCGTAGATGCAGGAGACACTCGCGACCACGATGACGTCGCGCCGGGACAGCAGGTTCATCGTCGCCGAGTGCCGCAGCCGCTCGACGTCGTCGTTGATCGACGAGTCCT encodes the following:
- the uvrB gene encoding excinuclease ABC subunit UvrB, with product MAFATEHPVLAQSDFRPVTDIPRTGGRFEVVSEYKPAGDQPAAIDELERRVNGGEKDIVLLGATGTGKSATTAWLIERVQRPTLVMAPNKTLAAQLANELKELFPHNAVEYFVSYYDYYQPEAYIAQTDTYIEKDSSINDDVERLRHSATMNLLSRRDVIVVASVSCIYGLGTPQSYLDRSSKLKVGEQLDRDVFLRALVDVQYTRNDIAFARGTFRARGDTVEIIPAYEELAIRVEFFGDEIEKLYYLHPLTGDIVKEVDEVRIFPATHYVAGPERMEKAIHGIEAELEQRLAELEKQGKLLEAQRLRMRTAYDIEMMRQVGFCSGIENYSRHIDGREAGTAPATLIDYFPDDFLLVIDESHQTVPQIGGMYEGDMSRKRNLVEFGFRLPSAVDNRPLTWEEFSDRIGQTVYLSATPGPYEMGQAGGEFVEQVIRPTGLIDPKVVVKPTEGQIDDLVHEIRERAEKDERVLVTTLTKKMSEDLTDYLLELGIRVRYLHSEVDTLRRVELLRQLRAGDYDVLVGINLLREGLDLPEVSLVAILDADKEGFLRSGTSLIQTIGRAARNVSGEVHMYADKITDSMRHAIDETDRRRAKQVAYNEERGVDPQPLRKKIADILDRVYSEAEDTESVAVGGSGRNSSRGKKPEQGDRVRSSGMLVDKDVAGMPRAQLADLIQQMTDQMMQAARDLQFELAARLRDEVSDLKKELRGMDAAGIK